The segment GAAGTACTCCTTGACCAGCCAGAACCCGGCGTCGTTGACGTGCGACAGGAACAGCGAGCCGGCGCCGATCGCCAGCACCAGCAGCGCGGAGTGGCTGGTCGACATGTCGGCGGCCAGCGGGGCGACGATGCCGGCGGCGGTGATGGTGGCGACCGTCGCGGAGCCGGTGGCGAGCCGGATCAGCACCGCGATCAGCCAGCCCAGCAGCAGCGCGGAGACGTGCCACTTGCCGGACCACTCGCTGACCGCCTGGCCGACGCCGACGTCGATCAGGGTCTGCTTGAAGCCGCCGCCCGCGCCGACGATGAACACGATGCCGGCGATCGGGCCGAGCGCCGAGCCGACCGTCTCGGAGACCTTGCCCTTGTCGAAGCCGGCCGCCCGGCCGAGGGTGAACATGGCCAGCAGGGTCGCGGCGAGCAGCGCGATCAGCGGCGAGCCGACGAAGTCGAAGACCCGCTGCACGGTCGCCTTCGGGTCGTCGACCAGGACGTCCGCCAGCGCCTTGCCGAGCATCAGCACGACCGGCAGCAGGATGGTCGCCAGCACGGCGCCGAACCGCGGGGTGCGCTCGCGCTTCGCGGTCTCCACCGGCGCGGTCTCGGCGGGCAGCTCCAGCGGGCCGACCCAGCGCTGGGCGAGCCGGCCGAACAGCGGGCCCGCCACGATCAGGGTCGGGACGGCGATCAGCAGGCCGAGCGCCAGCGTGACGCCGAGGTCGGCGTGCAGGGCGTCGACCGCGACCAGCGGGCCGGGGTGCGGCGGGACGAGGCCGTGCAGCACCGAGAGGCCGGCCAGCGCGGGGATGCCGATCGCGATCAGCGGCGCGTTGCCGCGCCGGGCCACCAGCAGCACGATCGGCACCAGCAGCACCACGCCGACCTCGAAGAACAGCGGCAGGCCGAGCACGGCGGCGATCAGCGCCATCGCCCAGGGCAGCAGCTTCGGGCCGGTGCG is part of the Kitasatospora setae KM-6054 genome and harbors:
- a CDS encoding GntT/GntP/DsdX family permease, which gives rise to METPVTPTLLAAGAPALPHTASNGQLLLAVLLAIGAIVLLITRFKLHPFLALTLGSGLLAAVAGAPFDKLLASFSTGFGATVASVGLLIGLGTMLGKLLADSGGANTIADTVLARTGPKLLPWAMALIAAVLGLPLFFEVGVVLLVPIVLLVARRGNAPLIAIGIPALAGLSVLHGLVPPHPGPLVAVDALHADLGVTLALGLLIAVPTLIVAGPLFGRLAQRWVGPLELPAETAPVETAKRERTPRFGAVLATILLPVVLMLGKALADVLVDDPKATVQRVFDFVGSPLIALLAATLLAMFTLGRAAGFDKGKVSETVGSALGPIAGIVFIVGAGGGFKQTLIDVGVGQAVSEWSGKWHVSALLLGWLIAVLIRLATGSATVATITAAGIVAPLAADMSTSHSALLVLAIGAGSLFLSHVNDAGFWLVKEYFGMSVGQTLKSWSVMETIISVVAIALILPLSLVI